A stretch of the Gossypium hirsutum isolate 1008001.06 chromosome D07, Gossypium_hirsutum_v2.1, whole genome shotgun sequence genome encodes the following:
- the LOC107956024 gene encoding flowering-promoting factor 1 — protein MSGVWIFDKNGVARLISNPTRESFEEKDPIYPGTSTAPGARPRVLVYRPTNQVIRSYSELEQRLGELGWTRYYNSDQPELLQFHKSANSSHLISLPRNFDNFRSIHMYDIVVKNRSFFEVRDPSQA, from the coding sequence ATGTCGGGTGTATGGATATTTGACAAAAATGGTGTGGCTCGATTGATATCCAATCCAACCAGAGAATCCTTCGAGGAAAAAGATCCTATTTATCCGGGAACGTCGACCGCACCAGGGGCTCGACCACGCGTCCTAGTCTACCGCCCCACGAACCAAGTGATCCGCTCCTACTCCGAACTGGAGCAGCGTCTGGGTGAGCTTGGCTGGACTCGCTACTACAACTCGGACCAACCTGAGCTTCTCCAATTCCACAAATCAGCAAACTCAAGTCACCTCATTTCCCTCCCAAGGAACTTCGACAACTTCAGGTCCATACATATGTACGACATTGTCGTCAAGAACCGGTCTTTCTTCGAAGTACGTGATCCTTCACAGGCGTGA